The Malus sylvestris chromosome 3, drMalSylv7.2, whole genome shotgun sequence genomic sequence AACACCATAcccacatcacttttattcttcatcacataaatCCAAGTCATACGAGTGCAATCATCAACGAAGGTAACAAACCATTTAATTCCAGACAAAGTACTAACAGGAGAGGGACCCCAGACATCAGAGTGCACAAGTTCAAAAAGAAACAatcttttattcatactaggAGGAAACGAAACGCGATGACTCTTCGCGAGAATACATACCTCACAATGTAAGTCtgattcttttatttcatgaaataaactAGGCAACATACGCCTCAAATACCCAAACGAAGCATGTCCTAACCGACGATGCAATAACCAAACTTCATGTAAATTATTGGTACGGGATGCTCGAACTGCATTAGCTCTGCCAGGAACGacatcatccacataatataacccctctctcttagtgccacgccCAATTATCTCCTTGGTCTGAATATCCTGAAGCAAACAAAACAGTGGATACATAAGTACAACACAATCTAATTGCTCAGTAACTTGAGGAATAGATAACAAATTATGAGACAAAAAAGGAACAAGCAGGCAGTGATGAAGGGAAAGGGCTGGCGTGAGGTGCACAGTGCCGGCCCCCAAAACCGATGTTGTTGTTCCGGTAGCAGTTGCAATACACTTCCGTGAACTAGTTGTCATACTAGTAAATAAATTCTTATCAAAAGTCATATGATCGGTTGCACCCGAGTCTAGAATCCAACCCGTATTCACCATTTTGACTTACAAAGAAGAAGGGAAAAACACAGCACGCACTGTTGTGCAATACACACCTCACGGCAGCAGCAGGAACCTGCGCTGCAATAAATAAACACACGGCACACACAGCAGCAAACTGTGCTACAATAAGGAGACACACGGCCTGACCAATTATGCAACAAACCGTGCAGAAACAAGTCACCCAAAAAACACAGCACCACCCACACTGCTGCACACACAGCAAGATTACACACACACGGCAACACTGGTTTCTGCAGAAGATTTTGCAGAAGAAACAGTCAACCAAGCAcagcggaaaaaaaaaaaaactagggtttcggCAACACAGGCTCTGGATACCAAATAGAATTTTAcggcttaattttcatgtattgcaTAATTGGGAATATAATACATACAATCCTTATTCTCCAAGGTAAACTAAAAAAGGACAAAAGAAATACccttcctaataaaggactctaatatttacacaatatttacattcctattctaaaacCAACTCACGCAACATGTCCTTATTATGCTCAGTGACAATTCAATAGAGTCCTAACAGGTGGTTTCGTGGTTGGTGGATCCTCCACCGGCGGCGAGTTGTTCAAGCagtgaagaagaggagaatgagGAGGAATTTTCGGTGTCAAAGCGAATGCGAGAGAATGCGGACTTGGGATGTGATGAGACGGAGGCGTTCGATTGGTTACGAATGTTGAAGCGACGGAGACTGGGCGGGGAGAACCGTTTACAGAGTAAGAGATCAACGGCGATGGGGAGCTCAAAATCCAGAGGCTTGATAATGGAAATGGAGGCTATCAACGAAGATGATGATCATGATGAGAGCCGTTAGATTATGTTTGGATGGAGACTTCcaaattcaaagaaattgagTTCAATTGGTAAGTGATGGAGCTTAAAATGTAAATTAAATAGATTAGTAATGTCTTTCATGAGCATTTTAAAGTATTTGAACAAGATTTACAAATGACAAATTCTTAGTAGCAATTTACAGATATTTTTCTCTCGCCAACTTTTGCAATGTTCATAGGGGCATGCTAATCCTCTCTAATTTAcattttatgatttgatttttacTAATTCGGAATCGATTCTTAGTCCCTGGCCCAAACATTATTTAAGTTTTTCTCTACCAAATGGAAAAGTTAACCATATGTATCTCGCAATTTTGAATTTAAGAACTCTTACtgataaatgaagaaaaatattgcTAGATCACAGTGAATAGTGTTTTTCTGAACTCTCACaaataagtgaagaaaaatatttgtaATGAGTAGTTATGTGCCCGCATTGTGATAGGGTAAATTTTGtgaccaaaaagaaaaacataaaatctgAAGATAAAATGGAGAGAGGGGTCCGTCAGGGCTGGggttggagagattttttagtatatGCCTAGAACACGAAGTAGTACGTCACAATTATTATACAAGGGaagaatattttttaatttttttaatatctttCTACTTAATTAATAACATATAGTGTATATACTTGTATATGGAACGCTGAAAAATCTATGTGGAACAAAAAGAATTAGGGGCGGATTGACAAGTTGAGAGAACAAGTGAGTGGTGGTATGCATGGACGGAGCTAATGAAGGCTCACTGGGGCAGATGCCCCCACTTAAGTAATTCGTTTGTTTAGTTGCAGactacaattatataatatatacgggttatctttgaagaaaatatatgtatcaAATATCCAACATACATTCATTCTACTTATACtccatatcaaatattatatgacCAATAGTGCTCTTGTTCTGTCATTTAAACTGAAAAAACCCTCTCCCGCCTATCATGTacttatatttttctcatcatTTTGCCACTTTCCActattatattgaaatttttgtaacattggaATTGTGATACATCATCATTTGAAATCATCTTTAATATCATATTGCGTATAAACATACTATAATAAGGTTTTCTTAGTTGTTTTCGAATGCCCCTACTAGAAGAAATTTTTGGCTCCGTCTTTGGTGTTATGAAAGTATTGTCCTTTTAGTTTGGTGAAGAAATAGAAATGTTACTTTGAGTTGATTGATTTGCTTCCTCATTTGCATCATTTCTTGgaagatatatattttttttattattattttgcgtTTTTTAATTGTCAATTTGTCACACTACCTATCTtgttatatattatgcatcatcCGATGAGGCGAGGCAAAGCAAAAGACAACATGAGGActgaagaagaagataagataagataagataagctTAAGCTAAGTTAACATTTACATCCAGCATGTTGGACCTTGGTCTACAATTATATTAACATTATTCCAAGGAATTTTTTTGTGGGTAGAGCAAGCCAAAAATTCTCAAGAAAGTGGATAAGATTAATCTTAACCCATACGGTTCAGAATAAGTTtaagagtaatgttagagagactaaatttgtagacaaagttttaaaaactaaagaacattgatgattggtttattacctACACGTTGATAAATGTACTTACTTTTATTGGTAACacgtcatttagtttgcaaatttaatcttcAAAAAATTGAGTCTTCCTAGTATTACCCTAAGTTTAAATATTAATCACTCTTTTACTTTACAATCTTGTTATCATACAAGTCATATTTTatattagaccatctccaatggttgggctaaaagccaaatattttagcccagaaaatttagcttttagcccagaaacagtttttatGCTTCAACCGttctagcctaaaattttagcacgggattattaaagaatgaatttaggttaTTTTTGtggataaattaaattaaaaaaaataaatacatatactttcgtaaattaatttatgaacatttttatctaaaaaaatttaaattccgataaatattgaaaaatttaaattccgatttcTGGGCTAAATTTTGGAGGGAATCTGGCATTAGTTTAGTATTTAGCATTTAACCCAAATTTTcctcttgggttggattgggTTTGGGGGGGGATTTTAAAgagtaatttggcttttagcccactATTGGAGTTGGTCTTAGTTGTTGCAAATAAAAGATAAGACAATTGCTTATAATTCTAACCACATAGCTAATCATGTAATGAGTGATGTAGAAACATTTTATCACGTCAATCAATAGTTGAACATCACCTCATCTTTTTAGTGCAATTCATGTACCGACATTACCAAACATtgtgtaaaaaaattaaataacgaAAAATCAATAGAATCCCACCTTGAATAAAATCTCCTTACAATTCCTCAACTTAATAATATCTTACCGTGCAGTAGGGGTTTTCTTCGTGATCGTGGTTATTGAGGCTGTCTCATTCTGCCAGCGCATGACGCTTCATATGCCTTCCTTGTCAGTCAAACTTAGTAAGTCAATATGTCTACAGTTGATGTAATATTTGTAACTGACACCCCTACCCATTTCCAAAACTTTGGATCTCGGTTTCGTATTACGCAATACACGATTGACCAACAATCTGGACAACGTCAAGACTCATGCGACAATCCCTAAATACAAGAAAACAACTCTCATGATACAAGTAAACAGCTACCATGATATCTCGTGTTAATGTTTCAATACCATGAACAAAAGCTTACCCATGTCTAGAGACAGGTATACAGCTATCATAATCTCCTTTCAAACTTACGTCATGTGAACAAAAATTTGCGCAGGTCTCGACACTACAGTATACTTATTGCCGTGTCGTGTACGTCTTTATCCAAATGTAGACAGATCAttctgtttatttcttattgaaaCACTTGGCTAACCAACAATTTCCTACGATCGATGCTATCCTGCTGATATTGTCATCACAAAGTCGGTTTGAAAAAAGACTCAGTGCGTTACCATGTTGGATTGTTGCATGAAGTTTGCATGCCAAGACATTCACTTGTGGATAAACATACGCGTCCGGCATATATATCCATCCGAGTTCAAAGAAAAGAACAACATTATGCTACTCCAGAACATTCAGACTCCACCACACGACGGAACCCACGGCGAATCAGCGCCTAAAGGCAGCCACCCATGCGCACGTGGACGACTATCCTTAGCATCATTCTTCAGGACAAATCCGACACAAGAAAAATGAACGGCTTCGAAATGTAATGCAATCACAGGTTGTGGTAGAAAGTACCTTACCATAGCAAGCAATCGAAATATAAACATCCAAATTTATAAACTGCGTCTAGGATAATTATTAGACAcatctaataattaaatttgtaTCATACGAGCAACAAGAAGCACATCCCTCGAAACTAAAAGGAGTAGAGAGTCACAAAGCATTGAACAAATTAGGAAAGACGTAGAGAAACCCTAAACCTCATTCACCATACAAATAGCATCTACAGTCCTCCCAGAGTTCATACATGAGAAAGAGCTATTGCAGAGGAGAGAAAGCAGACTTGACTCCTGCAGGCTGGACTCAAAGTGTCAGCCACTCCCAGTCGACTCAGACATCTACACAAACTGCACAATATAGAACCATGACTTGGTCACATTCCACACAACTTACTCAAAACCGATGCCAGACTATTTCGCATGAAAACTGTGCAAAGATAAAAGCGGCAGGAAATATACGTTATAAGAAACCCGCTTTTTGTCTCTGATGTCTATGTAAATAGAAGCTCTTACTGaagcaaattcaaaattatCCAAAAATTGAGATATTCGGCATTACGTACAAACCTGTACTTGAGAGGATTCAACTACGACTCAGAATACGGGCTAAGCTTCTGCCACAAGACAAACAACCAATAATAATGTCATGAACATCTAAAGATTTGTTAAAGTTTAGTCCATAAAAAAACAGGACAGAacatccagaaaaaaaaaaatccacttcGTAACAATATTTCTAGCCTGCTTATCTCCACTCTTTTGGAATCTAAGAAAGTAAATGTAAACACACAGAAACTTACTTCTACATGCACACAATGAAAAATCTTAAATCTACAATGGCATTCGGCCCTTCCAGAAACTACTTGCAAGGCCTTCTTTCACACAACCTTACGACATTCTCCTATAACAATCTACCTTGGGGCtaaatacatataaatatgTTTACATGTTTGCATTTATTATTATGTAAACTGTACACTAACATGTCAATAGTGCACCAACTAGTACACAAGAAACATATCCTGGGGCTCATAAACCTAATGGAGCAACAACCGAAACTTACAACAAGAGAACAAACTGCTCCTCAGTAGCTGAAACCatgtcaaaattcaaaaaataaattctgCAATTTAAAATGGATGAACATATACATGTAAATATGTGTGACAAGATTTAAGTATACTATTTAATGTACTGCACGTGTCATTGTCGTAATGCATTGCTTAATCAACTAGTATAGAGTAAACACTTCCATAAATCATTCATAGTTGTCCAATATGGGTACAGGTTATACACATATCCCACGGTAAACAGATTCACCTGAGATTCGTGCAGTAGATAATAAAAAGACATCCAAAGTGTTCATCGGGCCAaggcaaagataaacaaaaggACATTTAAAACCCAGTATGCATAAGCATTTTGACAAAATGTTCAGTTTGAGGATTTccttttaaaatgttatattagTTGATGACTTGATATGACTGATACAGGGGGTGAGAGAGGAGATGAGTGATACAGTCAAATCAGTTAAACTTACTGATGAAACAAACTGTTTTGTTATACTTAGAATATGCGAGCAGACGCGTAGAAGCCAATTGATAGTAGCTATCCTCTAATACAACCAAAGATGAgaaatttagataattaattaatcattttcTACACACACGAAAATGTGCGGTTGGGACCTGACAAGTGATAACTAGACGTGTAGAGAACAGTAAATTTACAAACAAGATTAATGCTTTGTTTTTTACCATTATTCACGAATCCTGATTAAGTCCTGATCAAAGCTGTTTATCTCAAAATAGTAACTAGCAAGAAGGCATCATCCAACAGAAAGAGAATACAAGAGAGGTACCAAACTATGAGCAGCACATAAGTCAGAACAAGTACTGGCATCTTCTTAGCCTACTGAACTTACTGCTAAGCTTGCCATCGATGTTTATAACCTTGCTCCTcattaaaatttcaaacaaatttaCTTTTTTTCTACAGCATGGGCCTATGCAGCAAAGTGTCTAGGAAACAACCAACTAGAAATAAGAAATATGACGAATGAATTTTCCCTAACACGTcatccaaacgagaagtttgtAAAATTTGCATCACTTTTGGCATGGAGAACTTATTCCGACATTAGAGAAAGAGGTAGacttccttttgtttatatgaAGCATCTGGCACATACTACTAAAGGGAGAACTAACACAACAAGTGATTATCTTCCAGAAGAAAGTAAAAAAGATATTCTTATAGGTAGGATATTTAATTGAGAAACCCCAACAGGCCAAACCACAAGTGCATGGGGATGGTATATGCTGCCTAGAACGTCTATGCACATACAGAATTTCACAAAGGATTGTTAAAGAAGATTGGAAAGACCAATCAACTCTCACACTAAGATACATAAATTGGAAGGCTCCATGCTAATCTAATATAACACATCTAGTTCTCGTTCAACAGCTTTTTCACATTCAAAGAACCTCATGATGCTTTCAGAAAACAAAGCGCATAAATTGCAAACATTGCAAAAAGATCAAACTTTGTTTAATCAACCATGGCTTTGAAAATCCATAACATAACATTTGCAGTTCACAAATACATCGGAAGCAAATTCAAATTCCGTTTTGCGAAAAGTTAGATGGATACATCAGTAACTGGTAATTAACAAAGTTCCCATTTGGAGCTGTCATTTCAGATATGTGTAATGTGCAACAAATCACACCCAAATATGATATAATCATCAATCAAATTATATTAAAGAGAATCAATAAAAACCGAAACTTGAAGTTACTCCAATTAAATCAGAGAAAAAGCCCTAACCTTTCTTATGCTCCTCCTTTACCACCGTCACGGGCTTGATCACGGCCTCTTCCTCCTCATTCTCTTTAACGGCAACAACCGCCGCGGCAACAGGAGGACCACCAGAACCACCACCAGCAACGCCGCTACTGTCATCCTCCGGAAACCGGACAACAACAACGGGACAAACGCAGTGATGAACACAATAATCGCTGACGCTCCCAAGCCTACCGTCAGTCCCACGCTTGGTGGCGCCGACCCCTCGGCTCCCCATGATCACGGCACTGAGCCCTAGCCTCTCAACCTCCAAGCAGAGCCGCTCCTTCATGTCATGGTCCTTGACGATGTGGATCTTGTACGGAATCTGCGCCTCCTTCAAGGGCTTGGCGAGATCGGCGACCTTGGAGGCGGTGAGGGCGTCGAAGTCGTTCTCGAGTTTCTTCTGCTTGACGGAATCGTGCAGGGCGTGGTTGTCGACGAAATCGACGTCGTCGTTGGTGTTGATGGAGAGGTCGACTGAGCCCCAGTCGGCGCCGAAAAGGACGGAGGTGGGGCTGACGTGGAGGAGGATGACGGCGTCACCGGGGCGGATGTAGTGATCGACGGCCCAGCGGACGGCGTGGGCGCTCTCTTCAGAGAGGTCGACGGCGACGCCGAGCTTGCGGCGGGCACCGGCGGTAGGGGTGGGAGTGGCGGCGGAGCCGGCGGAGGAGGAGTGGTGGCGGGGAGAGTTGGGGTGGTGGATTCTGATGTGGGGGAGTTGGGGATCGGACGGGTCTTGGGGCTGAGGAGGCTGCTGAGGGTGATTCATCTGGGTTTTGGAGAGGTTTCGGTTGTGTTGTTTTCTGTTTGGATAGTCGGAAAATTGATGGGAAAGTGAGGGATAAAAAGTCTTAAGTGCTTATAGCATTAATGATGATGCTTGCGTATAAGCCAAAGTCCAACACAAAATGACATCCGGAAGttcctcattttctctctccttttactttttttaacttttttttttttgggcccttGTTAAATTGTGGCCTAGCCCAATGCTTTGTTAATGGTCAAATCATTATTACTATTGAACACCAATTTGTAAGCCCAtatggtttgttttttttattttttttaggaaacaTTTCTACTCATAAGCGTTGTGCTAGAAAGAGATATGTTATGCTCACCCGGGCACACCTAGGTAATGAGCATGGTTTGTGAATGATCGAGGTAAAAATGTATTGGTAACATGTCTCCACAATattaatagtatataggtagTGTATGTCATTGTAATGTCAACATGGTAGAGATACATTGTCAATACGAGTCATGTCCAAATTATGTGCACAACCCAGATCTGCGGGTAAGCATTTCTTGCGCTCTCTAGAAAACCACATAGAAGTTCTACCTAgaggctctttttttttttcttttttttttttgtcaaacgataaatttgttatattagatgttagattaggaaGCCGGCAGAGTTCGAACCCACGCCGTAGTGAAAGTGGTGGAGAGGGCCGCTTGCTACCTAGAGGCTCGTTTGATGAAGCGTTTTGGGTCATCCCATAAGCATTTCTGAACTAATTAACGACAATGTTgctgattattttgttaattagCGTAAATGGTCTAAAGCTCAGTCCCATCTTCCAAGTGTATATCAAGTTGGAATTAAAATAAGACTTAAGATCCCACTTGGCCCGCCACTCATGTTGACAAAACTCTGCAAGGTTTATGTCGAAcatggttttttaattttttacaaatacaatttAGTTTGTTTAAACTCCACTACAAGAAAATATTTCATCAGTACTAAGATTTagagatatttttcttcatatgtAAGAGGGATCTTAGTTTCGACTTACTTAGATGGCAAGTTCGGTACCTAATTATTATGGATGACCTATTGTGTGAATTAACACAAATTTTACACTTATCAATATCTAATTCTTATGATTGACTTATTGTACGACTTAATACAAATCTCCAAAGTATGTAATGAGAGTCATTGGATCAAATTATCAAACCAAGACGTTATGTAGCATAGTTTGAGAGAGAGGCCGCCGCAACTGGTAAAATAGGATGCAAATTTTTTACACCTATTACAATTTTCCAAACCTTTTATGCTTCAATGCTTTGAGTGCTTGATAATTATGGAACCTTTTGTCATTACAATGCCCATTTTTTTAGGAAACCCGGATAATGGCAGCTCAAATCATGATACTAAATTGTGAATCAAAGAAGTATCACATAAATCTAGCTCATTAATATCTCAGTGCACTTAAAGTCACAGAGTATTGTAGTAAGGCCCGAAAACTTATGCATTTTATTGTGTTATATTAGTTATGAGTAGTGAGTTTGTGCCATATGTTGaacaaaaagagtatccaagaTAACTCTAATGATCCcaagaataagaaaataaagcaCACTCTAAAGAAAGCTCACAAAACACATTAATTGCacctaattatttgttttcacacaCAACCTAACTTTGCCTAACTTTGCAATTGTAAGCACTTACATCATCTAactagatatggacttggactTTAGATTGGGTTGTGgattacttatggttttgg encodes the following:
- the LOC126614335 gene encoding universal stress protein PHOS32-like isoform X1, with amino-acid sequence MNHPQQPPQPQDPSDPQLPHIRIHHPNSPRHHSSSAGSAATPTPTAGARRKLGVAVDLSEESAHAVRWAVDHYIRPGDAVILLHVSPTSVLFGADWGSVDLSINTNDDVDFVDNHALHDSVKQKKLENDFDALTASKVADLAKPLKEAQIPYKIHIVKDHDMKERLCLEVERLGLSAVIMGSRGVGATKRGTDGRLGSVSDYCVHHCVCPVVVVRFPEDDSSGVAGGGSGGPPVAAAVVAVKENEEEEAVIKPVTVVKEEHKKVCVDV
- the LOC126614335 gene encoding universal stress protein PHOS32-like isoform X2 codes for the protein MNHPQQPPQPQDPSDPQLPHIRIHHPNSPRHHSSSAGSAATPTPTAGARRKLGVAVDLSEESAHAVRWAVDHYIRPGDAVILLHVSPTSVLFGADWGSVDLSINTNDDVDFVDNHALHDSVKQKKLENDFDALTASKVADLAKPLKEAQIPYKIHIVKDHDMKERLCLEVERLGLSAVIMGSRGVGATKRGTDGRLGSVSDYCVHHCVCPVVVVRFPEDDSSGVAGGGSGGPPVAAAVVAVKENEEEEAVIKPVTVVKEEHKKEA